A window of the Bombus huntii isolate Logan2020A chromosome 8, iyBomHunt1.1, whole genome shotgun sequence genome harbors these coding sequences:
- the LOC126868674 gene encoding mucin-2-like isoform X1: MVRRFSWCTVVALVVLLFVTTDGLREHSTQIDDHKATNRGTLRFNSKSLEEATTVSSSPLSRSKTKWDRSAQSETLSNFEKTIQASVINSEPKFDTSEHSTVRTIRTTERGSVLTATDVTSESRRTSGKRFEETKRVEPTINRRDGKRYFSESNKGTKLKNDEQKSETPKGISRRTSNGRANNSTVTERLDNKGPSVFLATTESSRSRTGRKIQTTYSMKDLKTQIPTSRRYNSKKFRDVETTTASFRRESRGRSTTEKIERSTRSGRSKVNNAENNSIARRGPDPLLSESESVRVDIPLTVDETGDPASDVTTGFDVASQRRSDAKESSRSSRTGFERSKSRGRSNDSEASGSSRSASPRGSSKFSDSTTTEANEQIVSSRRNTVSRDRSRGSEIKKNSVNESRSRSRGRNVENNTKPISGGASERNVKRKVAGERNSSDRRPRIPDVTPRVIDSRRQDTQDVRGRSRSKSRSDVTTPITMDVTTTVAPDTTVFTDVTATDSEITSTTIRSATTPSPRATSRPLSTSASTLEASGRGRGRGRSGSHGRKQKEDFFNHGLGFRGRKPSPEGSANVTESRKTVSWKNDSQSHGNPGWTLRRRPAHFNSENISKTIVSSPRDQTNEVVPSNEQSTSTEAITTIESSTFGTKRGPKKLQTTDESSTVVETTTKSYRRGNKTFGNGKVIAALEESDNYPPEFKARLTQLKSTNTKIPASKTTSRTPLEEQERNIYGRRSRNNSMAFEPDDLETAASTNVLTDETLVVNPLTLINGTGLRRVKKSSAALFAERSRMKLELARRLVKPELNIEENDLDATTASSFSKRKPTGVPVVDETSKVAKYSKPAAAAPGRNRPSTSVESTQEEVSVKTLKLPSSRKAHDDSSKVTGRPYSLKKGRVIAERMVTSISIEERAIAEETTRPYALTTNPSMITSAEQGSATTIDSTRVRLASDRGGKKSKEEDSTPIKNMKVSLYSTQRVETIDPVTTIKPKKSYSYQSRNKLREQSATIDQSFTTSTPKKSYSSTQSKSQTSQEENITKKSKFATSATKPIFRPRYSKRTNEKSFEKKTTDEQATFTTKLPVATSRYSKKKSSVKSIDDKSATTEGLSAQTRKIEFRPRTATYRRHSEIPTTLTESSTKVDGVGIAITPRSTKYHATLKTSTVSPRSVAQGPQVNLKIANETAQETPGITGSSNGDSGNSNVFNPTRSTFLSGNSTLLEQLRSTVAPLLSSLGNKTPVFSGSYSNVNNVNSPPRVTPSGQPPRFSARYKGAELFVRKQNNIYQPTVPSITSSSTTPITPVENSGSAPPIDVSSPGEPRFLTLYQALESASIRNEQLQGNAIAQLQKQQAGSVSQDTTSATAQATAGSGIGQTTEITTPTIPDTSIVSSTSSEFPTSSYPDVPLITTTSSSVETTTTTITTETATSTSTGRVPDGGTSTPQTTRMDVVTVTPVTETTTVNIEENLVSTEVGTSTTTASSENTTTMSGGTTNDSTNTTSASTEATTVSMQATPGTTVPTATSLPPRPASQSSTTPYLGRFGGSRLTPAPRFSLSSTTRAPLRDYLVYGIYPNKTIVRKRPEDNLIDARNVDSPYVIFGIFPDGRLVRKYPNGTIIPDPPRNPVEVVFSLSTSTTTNRPPPRPYYNQANQGTYNQYRGPVYNSNDRPVAEPMRNVQSPSIVDLGLTGNAIVGPNGGGPDNTGPLGTPASVPSTNEMSNALLNTQMRTASVTPIVSTGRPPTDSQGGRIVQDRERDEATRTKEAGGQRSSVYIGQDKFVNYWTDGASTSNPRVLSVNINSVATAANEGPSPSVPSFENLLNNQAGGQVTAPPGFPWRDPLDQIFGITTSSPIITASVTSNRLDDLSEPNGPALARPINPFVEVFTPFSNTIGVPRGNIGSIPPPPPPTTPVALTTTPTTPAPTTTTTTITTMAPTTTTTTTTVAPTTTTTMAPTTTTTTMAPTTTTTMMAPTTTTTTMAPTTTTTSITMTPTTVAAMTPTTTTMTAPIITSEPPTIVQRAMIASQAGATSETTTSSQINSLNLSKNLLNTRQQNAFGTTFDDLAFLNSLLQSNSRSTSQKTLTQVEQLLANKILELALKNPGPTRSPKAISIENASPNSIYKSATTSLSEPIIIDLSPASTVSTSTRKSVETQQPTSQRPVISSLTPVQVTWKPVTTTSTRRSVEISTASPSTTAKTTLISTTKAPVTVKAKLATTPRPRTTTQAPLGFGGLLWQALLGGGLFGSSTTPKPVKAKPVPKTTQKSINIMPKPIQTTRKLETTTISSSTTLKTVDISKIQVNSPYSIVQEKSVITPFTISTTDQPLINNPNPRLPGVVTSTYSPEEDAKFIVELLRAVEQDNKTGSKKVPGLTQDDQSFLRAILSGRALTTTTPSPTVEVSNAALLAVLLKAQGIEPPTPANNIREQLQLASLGQSVTSAPTASPASESSTITTRPASTAATRPTDTTKKTVTPRPTSGPRIRTTTWSPSSTYPPPLFSSFSNYGTPAQSAGDNSGNNALFGATRAFSQFLGAAISGAAQQLQSLVRNGTRIVSEVVG; encoded by the exons ATCGATGATCATAAGGCTACGAATCGTGGCACTTTGAGATTCAATTCCAAATCACTGGAGGAAGCAACCACAGTATCATCTTCGCCGCTATCGAGATCCAAAACGAAGTGGGACAGATCAGCGCAATCGGAAACGCTCTCGAATTTCGAAAAAACGATCCAAGCTTCCGTGATCAATTCAGAACCAAAGTTCGACACGAGCGAACATTCGACCGTTAGAACGATCAGAACGACCGAAAGGGGAAGTGTTTTAACAGCAACAGATGTCACAAGCGAGTCGAGAAGAACTTCAGGCAAAAGGTTCGAGGAAACTAAAAGGGTAGAGCCAACGATTAACAGACGAGACGgcaaaagatatttttctgaaagcaacaaaggaacaaagttaAAAAATGATGAACAAAAATCCGAAACACCCAAAGGGATTTCTCGAAGAACGTCTAATGGAAGAGCGAATAATTCAACTGTCACTGAGAGATTGGACAACAAAGGACCATCCGTGTTCCTGGCAACCACGGAGTCTTCGAGGTCTAGAACCGGAAGAAAGATTCAAACGACTTATTCGATGAAAGATCTAAAGACACAAATCCCTACGTCTAGAAGGTACAACAGTAAGAAATTTAGAGACGTTGAAACCACTACAGCTTCGTTTAGAAGAGAAAGTAGAGGTAGATCGACTACAGAGAAGATTGAAAGGAGTACCAGATCTGGTAGATCGAAGGTGAACAATGCGGAGAATAATTCTATTGCTCGAAGAGGTCCAGATCCTCTTTTATCGGAATCCGAAAGTGTAAGAGTCGACATTCCCCTCACTGTAGATGAAACAGGAGATCCAGCTTCGGATGTAACCACTGGATTTGATGTAGCTTCTCAGAGAAGATCGGACGCTAAGGAGTCATCCAGATCCAGTCGGACAGGATTCGAAAGATCGAAAAGTCGTGGACGGTCGAACGACTCCGAGGCTTCTGGATCATCCAGATCTGCTTCTCCAAGAGGATCTTCAAAGTTCAGCGATTCTACGACGACAGAAGCTAACGAACAGATTGTTAGTTCGAGAAGGAATACGGTTTCCAGAGATCGTTCCAGAGGTTCCGAGATCAAGAAGAATTCTGTGAACGAGTCTAGATCAAGGTCTAGAGGTAGAAATGTGGAAAATAATACGAAACCTATTTCGGGAGGTGCTTCAGAAAGGAATGTGAAGCGGAAGGTGGCTGGAGAAAGAAACTCTTCGGATAGGAGACCGAGAATTCCCGATGTTACTCCAAGAGTTATCGACAGTCGTAGACAGGATACTCAGGATGTGCGTGGAAGATCGAGAAGCAAGTCGAGATCGGATGTTACCACACCTATTACTATGG ATGTTACCACAACTGTTGCGCCAGATACAACAGTTTTTACCGACGTAACAGCCACCGATTCTGAGATAACAAGTACGACCATAAGATCAGCGACTACTCCAAGTCCAAGAGCAACATCAAGACCATTATCGACTTCTGCTTCAACCCTCGAAGCATCAGGACGAGGTAGAGGAAGAGGCAGAAGCGGAAGTCACGGTAGAAAACAGAAAGAGGATTTCTTCAATCACGGACTAGGGTTCAGAGGTCGAAAACCCTCGCCTGAAGGATCTGCAAACGTGACAGAGTCTAGAAAAACCGTTTCGTGGAAAAACGATTCCCAGTCGCATGGAAATCCAGGCTGGACGCTCAGGAGGCGACCAGCTCATTTTAAttctgaaaatatttcgaagaCGATCGTGTCTTCGCCAAGGGATCAGACGAACGAAGTGGTACCATCCAACGAACAATCGACCAGCACCGAAGCTATAACGACTATCGAAAGTTCCACGTTTGGCACGAAAAGAGGCCCCAAGAAGCTGCAAACGACGGACGAGAGTTCCACTGTGGTTGAAACCACGACAAAGAGCTACAGAAGAGGCAACAAAACCTTTGGAAATGGCAAGGTGATTGCGGCGCTTGAAGAAAGTGATAATTACCCGCCTGAGTTTAAGGCGAGGTTAACTCAGTTG AAGAGTACCAACACGAAAATACCAGCCTCAAAAACCACCTCTAGAACGCCATTGGAG GAACAAGAGAGGAATATCTATGGTCGACGCTCGAGGAACAACTCGATGGCGTTCGAGCCTGACGACCTCGAAACCGCAGCTTCAACAAATGTTTTGacggatgaaactttagtcgtGAATCCCTTAACGTTGATAAATGGCACAGGATTGCGACGC GTGAAAAAATCGTCAGCCGCTCTGTTCGCTGAAAGATCGAGGATGAAACTGGAGCTGGCTAGGAGGTTAGTGAAGCCAGAGTTGAACATCGAGGAGAATGATCTCGACGCAACCACGGCCTCCTCTTTCAGCAAACGGAAACCAACCGGCGTGCCGGTGGTCGATGAGACGAGCAAGGTCGCCAAATACTCTAAGCCCGCTGCCGCAGCACCGGGACGCAACAGGCCTTCCACTTCCGTAGAAAGCACTCAGGAAGAGGTCAGCGTGAAAACCTTGAAACTTCCTAGTTCGAGGAAAGCTCACGATGATTCTTCAAAGGTCACCGGCAGACCGTACAGTTTAAAGAAGGGGCGGGTCATTGCGGAGCGAATGGTCACTTCGATCTCGATCGAAGAGAGAGCCATTGCTGAGGAAACGACCAGACCGTACGCGCTAACCACGAACCCGTCCATGATCACATCCGCTGAACAGGGATCGGCGACAACCATCGATTCGACGAGGGTTCGTTTAGCCAGTGATCGTGGAGGAAAGAAGTCGAAGGAAGAAGATTCGACGCCGATCAAGAACATGAAGGTTTCGCTTTACTCCACTCAACGCGTCGAGACTATCGATCCCGTTACTACTATCAAACCGAAGAAATCCTATAGCTATCAATCACGTAATAAATTACGAGAGCAGTCTGCAACGATCGACCAAAGTTTCACGACGTCGACACCTAAGAAATCCTACTCCTCCACACAGAGCAAATCGCAAACGTCCCAGGAAGAGAACATTACAAAAAAATCGAAGTTTGCTACCAGCGCTACCAAGCCCATTTTTAGACCTCGTTACAGCAAACGAACCAATGAGAAATCTTTCGAGAAGAAGACGACGGATGAACAAGCAACCTTTACCACGAAACTACCCGTAGCTACCAGCAGATATTCGAAGAAAAAATCTTCGGTAAAATCTATCGACGATAAATCGGCGACAACGGAGGGGTTATCTGCACAGACGAGAAAGATCGAGTTTCGTCCTAGAACCGCGACCTATCGAAGACATTCAGAAATTCCCACGACTTTAACCGAATCCAGTACGAAGGTCGACGGTGTAGGAATCGCCATTACACCGAGGTCGACAAAATACCACGCCACTTTAAAGACCTCCACGGTATCTCCTCGATCGGTAGCACAGGGACCACAGGTAAACTTGAAGATCGCGAACGAGACGGCGCAAGAGACGCCAGGAATTACCGGCAGCAGCAACGGCGACAGCGGTAACTCGAATGTCTTCAATCCGACCAGAAGCACGTTTCTGAGCGGAAACAGTACACTGCTGGAGCAACTGAGAAGCACGGTGGCACCGCTGCTGAGTTCCCTTGGTAACAAGACGCCTGTGTTTTCCGGATCTTACAGTAACGTTAACAACGTG AATTCACCACCCAGAGTCACCCCCAGTGGACAACCACCCCGCTTTAGTGCGAGATACAAAGGAGCGGAATTATTCgttagaaaacaaaataatatttatcagcCCACCGTGCCATCGATTACTAGTTCGTCGACTACACCAATTACACCCGTAGAG AACTCCGGTTCGGCCCCACCAATCGATGTCTCAAGTCCTGGCGAGCCGAGATTCTTGACCCTTTATCAGGCATTGGAGTCGGCCAGCATCAGGAACGAACAGTTACAGGGAAACGCGATTGCACAGCTACAAAAACAACAAGCTGGTAGTGTTTCCCAG GATACGACATCAGCAACCGCCCAAGCGACGGCAGGTTCGGGAATCGGCCAAACGACCGAGATCACAACTCCTACGATCCCAGATACTTCGATCGTCTCATCAACGTCCTCAGAATTTCCCACTTCATCGTATCCCGACGTTCCCCTCATTACAACCACTTCATCTTCGGTcgaaacgacgacgacgacgatcaCGACTGAGACAGCGACGTCGACGAGTACAGGACGCGTTCCTGACGGGGGGACATCGACACCTCAAACGACGAGAATGGACGTCGTCACCGTCACCCCTGTGACGGAAACTACTACGGTCAATATAGAAGAGAATCTCGTGTCTACCGAAGTTGGAACATCGACGACAACTGCTTCGTCGGAAAATACGACCACAATGTCAGGAGGTACTACGAACGACTCCACGAATACAACTTCTGCTTCTACGGAAGCAACAACCGTGTCCATGCAAGCTACCCCTGGAACGACCGTGCCGACAGCTACTAGCCTTCCACCTAGGCCAGCTTCTCAGAGTTCCACGACGCCTTATTTAGGTCGCTTCGGCGGCAGCAGATTGACACCTGCCCCACGTTTCAGCCTAAGCTCGACTACCAGAGCTCCTCTACGAGACTACCTAGTGTATGGAATCTACCCGAACAAAACGATCGTGAGAAAGCGGCCAGAGGACAACCTGATCGATGCTAGAAACGTGGACAGCCCGTACGTGATATTCGGTATCTTCCCGGACGGCAGGCTGGTTCGAAAATACCCGAATGGAACGATAATACCGGATCCACCTAGGAACCCGGTCGAGGTTGTGTTCTCACTTAGCACTTCCACTACCACTAACAGGCCACCACCCAGACCGTATTATAACCAGGCTAACCAAGGCACTTACAATCAATATCGAGGCCCGGTGTACAATAGTAACGATAGACCTGTCGCTGAACCAATGAGAAACGTCCAAAGTCCCAGCATCGTTGATCTTGGCCTTACTGGTAACGCGATCGTCGGCCCCAATGGAGGTGGACCCGATAATACGGGACCACTTGGTACCCCTGCTAGTGTCCCGAGCACCAACGAAATG AGCAATGCCCTGCTGAATACGCAAATGAGGACAGCGTCGGTGACGCCGATAGTAAGTACCGGTCGACCGCCGACCGATTCGCAGGGCGGTCGTATCGTCCAGGATCGAGAGAGGGACGAGGCCACCAGGACGAAGGAGGCCGGAGGTCAACGCAGCTCCGTGTACATTGGACAG GACAAGTTCGTCAATTATTGGACCGATGGGGCTTCCACCTCTAACCCGCGCGTTCTCAGTGTGAATATAAATTCAGTAGCT aCTGCTGCAAACGAAGGACCATCACCTTCTGTACCATCGTTTGAGAATCTCCTGAACAATCAAGCAGGGGGTCAAGTCACAGCTCCGCCTGGATTCCCATGGAGGGATCCTTTGGACCAAATTTTTGGTATTACTACCTCCTCGCCGATAATAACAGCTTCAGTGACATCAAACAGACTG GACGATTTGTCAGAACCAAATGGCCCAGCCTTAGCTCGTCCGATCAATCCATTCGTCGAAGTTTTTACTCCATTTTCTAATACGATTGGAGTTCCAAGAGGTAACATAGGATCCATTCCTCCTCCACCACCACCAACAACGCCTGTTGCACTTACAACTACACCCACGACTCCTGCacctactactactactaccacCATTACTACAATGGCACCAACGACAACTACTACTACCACTACAGTAGCACCAACAACTACTACTACGATGGCACCAACAACAACTACTACTACGATGGCACCAACAACAACTACTACTATGATGGCACCAACAACGACTACTACTACGATGGCACCAACAACTACCACTACAAGTATAACAATGACCCCAACAACAGTGGCTGCAATGACGCCAACAACTACCACGATGACAGCACCTATCATCACTTCAGAGCCTCCAACAATTGTTCAAAGGGCGATGATTGCGTCACAGGCAGGAGCTACTTCTGAAACAACAACTTCTTCTCAAATAAATTCActtaatttatcaaaaaatttgtTGAATACGCGACAGCAAAATGCTTTCGGTACTACATTCGATGATTTGGCCTTCCTGAATTCGTTG tTACAGAGTAATTCACGGAGTACCAGTCAGAAGACATTGACACAAGTGGAGCAACTCTTGGCAAATAAG attttGGAACTGGCACTGAAAAATCCGGGACCGACTCGATCACCAAAAGCTATCAGTATCGAAAATGCTTCGCCAAATTCGATTTACAAGTCAGCAACGACATCTCTTTCTGAGCCAATAATAATCGATTTGTCTCCAGCGTCTACAGTTTCAACATCCACGCGGAAATCAGTAGAAACACAGCAACCAACCAGTCAAAGACCAGTAATTAGTAGTTTGACACCCGTGCAAGTGACTTGGAAACCAGTTACAACCACTAGTACCAGAAGAAGCGTGGAAATAAGCACGGCTTCTCCTTCGACCACGGCTAAAACGACTTTGATCAGCACCACTAAAGCTCCTGTAACTGTTAAAGCTAAACTAGCAACCACTCCTCGACCTAGAACCACCACTCAGGCGCCATTAGGCTTTGGTGGTCTTCTGTGGCAGGCTCTCCTCGGTGGAGGTTTATTCGGATCATCGACAACTCCGAAGCCCGTAAAAGCTAAACCGGTGCCAAAAACCACGCAAAAGTCGATTAATATCATGCCGAAACCAATCCAAACCACGCGAAAGTTAGAAACGACAACAATTTCCTCTAGTACGACTCTGAAAACTGTGGACATTTCGAAAATTCAAGTAAACAGTCCATATTCAATTGTACAGGAAAAGTCAGTGATCACGCCGTTTACAATCTCGACCACCGATCAACCATTGATTAATAATCCAAATCCGAGGTTGCCTGGTGTGGTGACGTCGACCTATTCTCCCGAAGAAGATGCAAAGTTCATAGTTGAGCTTCTGCGAGCTGTTGAACAGG ATAATAAAACTGGTTCGAAGAAGGTGCCAGGATTAACTCAGGATGATCAATCCTTTTTAAGAGCGATTTTAAGCGGTCGAGCTTTAACAACAACAACTCCATCACCGACGGTAGAAGTCAGTAACGCCGCTTTGTTGGCGGTATTATTGAAAGCTCAAGGTATAGAACCACCAACTCCGGCCAATAATATTAGAGAGCAACTCCAGTTAGCC AGTCTCGGGCAGAGCGTCACCTCTGCTCCGACCGCGTCCCCTGCTAGCGAGTCTTCGACAATTACGACAAGGCCGGCATCTACTGCTGCAACCCGACCAACGGATACCACGAAAAAGACGGTGACACCGAGACCAACCTCAGGACCAAGGATACGCACTACAACGTGGTCACCAAGCTCTACGTATCCACCACCTCTCTTCAGTTCTTTCTCCAATTACGGTACGCCGGCGCAGTCAGCCGGTGATAATTCTGGAAATAACGCATTATTTGGTGCTACCAGAGCATTCAGTCAATTTCTCGGTGCTGCGATAAGC GGAGCTGCGCAACAGTTGCAGTCACTGGTCAGAAATGGTACTAGAATCGTGTCCGAAGTGGTAGGGTAA